A stretch of DNA from Ricinus communis isolate WT05 ecotype wild-type chromosome 4, ASM1957865v1, whole genome shotgun sequence:
ATGCGAACAACGAGTCCTCCATTTCGATATAAAACCTAATAATATTCTACTAGATCACAACTTTAATCCAAAAATCTCTGATTTTGGATTGGCTAAGTTGTGTTCCAAGGATCAAAGTGCAGTTCTAATGACTACAGCCAGGGGGACTATGGGTTATATTGCACCTGAAGTATTCACAAGGAACTTTGGGAATGTGCCCTACAAGTCGGATGTTTACAGTTTTGGAATGTTGCTACTAGAAATGGTTGCTGGAAGGAAAAATATTGATGTTAATGTGGAGAATACTAGCCAGTTCTATTTTCCTGAATGGATATATAATCATTTGGAACAAGGGGAAGAGCTGAGGATCTGCATTGGGGAAGAGGGTGAGGCTGAGATTGCGAGGAAACTTGCCATCGTGGGTCTTTGGTGCATTCAGTGGCACCAATGAGCCGCCCTTCTATGAGAATGGCAATTCAAATGTTGGAAGGAGATGACAATTTGACAGTTCCTCCTAATCCCTTTTCCTCTAAAACGTCACACAGAATTATGCATGGGAAGCTACTGGAACAAGAATTGACAGTTATCTCTGAAACATAGTAttcaaatttgatatatagCTTGCTCTCAATCTTGTTGTTTCTCAGttcaaaggaaaagaaaattactgtTTCTCATTCTGGCTTCAATGTAATGTATTTTGTGTCAGCGGCATCCAGGCCTGGCTTCTTTTCTATCAAGGGATGCAAGTTAGTCATCTCTTCCTCCATTTTGATGAGGATAAAAGAAAACGTCAATAGAAAGGCTGCAACATTTTGACATTAAACCTCACACCGTTCTTCATGGAATTTATGTAATCCACCATATCATAACTCAGGCCATAATCgattttagttttttcatGTCAGTAACCAAATTATAGAGCTGCGACATGCAATACAAAGCTACCTTGAATTGTGAGCAAGGTAAACGTAGATAAGTAAGCCATCATAATGTATATTTCCTCAAGACACTTTTCAGTAATTACAATGTGAatcttctttctctatttatGCACAGGAGAATACACCGTTTGTTATGTTATGTCATTCAGAATGAATTTGTAAGTAAACTAGCTGATTCAGAACAAGCAACTAAGGTAGATGATGACCATGTTTCACCTGTGTAGTCTTCTTCAACTAGTGGCTCTTCTGGCCATAGAGTAGGTTTGGGAGGTAGTGGTAGACTTTCCAAATTGTCTTCAAGCATCTCTACAACTTTTTGCATTGAAGGACGATCACTAGGCTTCATTTGTATGCACCATAATGCTACTGTAATCATCTTCTTCGCTACCATTTCTTCATCCTCTGTGCCATTTCTAATTTCAACTTTTCCATCAATGACTTCGTTGTAGACCCAATCAGGAAAGTAAGTTTGGCTGGAATGGTCTGCTTCTGCGTTcagatttttcttctttccaaCCATTTCCATTAACAACATTCCAAAACTATAAACATCAGCCTTGTATGAAACACCGCCAATGTTTTTGTAGAACAGTTCTGGTGCTATGTATCCAATTGTTCCTCTTGCAGCAGTAAGAGTCACAGTGCTATCACTTGTTGCCTGAAGTTTGGCAAGCCCAAAGTCAGAAACCTTTGGAATAAAATTCTCATCAAGAAGAATGTTATGGGGtttaatatcaaaatgcaGAATTTGCATCTTACAACCTCGGTGTAGATAATCAATGCCGCGAGCCACTCCAAGAGATATCTCATGCATCTTTTTCCAACTCAGATGGGTATTTCCTTCTCGAGAGAAAACATATTTATCAAGAGATCCATTAGGCATGAAATCATATACAAGAGCACGTTTTGATCCCTCAGCACAAAATCCAATTAATTGTACTACATTAACGTGGTGAACCTGTCCAATGGATGCTACTTCATTGATAAATTCTTGGCCATTTGCTTTGGACTTGCCTAACATCTTTACTGCTGCAAATCGGCCACTGCGAAGTTTCGCTTTATATACAGAGCCATACCCTCCTTCACCCAACTTATCTTTAAAAGCACTGGTCATTTTCCTAATGTCTGAGTAAGAATACCTTACTGGAGTGAGGTTGTTTTGACTTTGCAGGAATTCTTCAATGCTGTCATACATCGAAACATGCCTCCTTGACCATGTATAGACCAAGAATACCAACACACAAGGAGTGCAGAAGATATGTTTTGCCACAACGATTGCTCCTGTGCAGGAAAATTTTAGAGGAGAAAATCAAATGATTTCagctaatttaagaaataaaagtattcACAAAAACCCTGCAATCCTGTCCTAGATGTTCTGTCTTTTACATTAAGTTGTAATCTTTTTGTCATTTCCTGGAATCACTTGGTGCTTACCGATAACTATCAAGATCAACCACCGGCCAGCTgcagaaaaggaaaatcaaaagcttaATGGTTATAAAAACTTCACTGCCAATGATAGCCTTAGGCCACTCCTATTTATGGGCTTCATGTATACTGACACAACTTCACGTCCATTTCTAACATACAAAAGAAGGGCCTAGTTTTCGTCTATCATCCTACCAGATCCATTTGGGCTGTTTGCTAATGTTAATTGCCTcagaaatggaagaaaaagaaaatattaatagagaAACTGGTAATCAACCTTACCATTAATTTGGTCTATTAAGTACCTGAGAGTGAACCCTGCATGGATTGAGAACAGAGAGACCATCAGCTTAATATTgcatagaaataaaaaagaccaTGCTATTGCTTACTCATAACAGAAACAAGATAACCCCAAATTAATCAGTAATTCAAATCTCTGAATGTTGCAGCAGTTGcaataaagcaaaaaagaGTTTCATAACAAGAAATGATAGAAGTAAAAGCGTCGCAAATCCATGTTTTCAGTGTAATTAGGGGACGCTTTAGCCTTAACAGAAGCAATCAAGATAGCAAAAAAGTCACTGTAATCTACAGAGTCTATTCTATTGTTTCTTGGGATATGATAATCAATTAcgttaatttcttttgtctgTATCAACTATACATACTAACTTCAGATTCTGTATACAATCAGCTAGAATCGCACataaaatagaatatgaaATTGAAAACCTATAAAATCAAGAAGAATTGTAAATGaatcaaaattgaaaacaaaagTACCTTCTGAGCAGTCAGGCCTGAACAGGCCATTTTCTAGAAAGCAATATTCCTTTCCTTTACAAGTTTCACAAATAACTCGATTCCACCATATATCAAACCCATATGCCAAGTCATTAAGAATTTCAAGAATTGAAACATTATTGCCAATCCTAGCAGGTGATGATGACAAAACCATCAACTCGACTCTACAAAAGTTCACTATATCTGCTATATTGacaaaattatcaataacATAAGAATAATTCGCACTAGTACAACGATCGGCATTCACATAACGAGGAGAATTCACTGGATTTGCACATTTCAAGAACGTTGTAAGCTTAAGCTTTGGAGACATGTTAAAGTCATAATTCCACCATGGtgcaaaataattatatggaTGCCAAAAGCTAAAATTGGACCCAGTCATTGAATATTGAGGAAGTGAAGAACAATCATCCTTCTTAATAGCAGCATCAACGATCCGAAGCGAGGAGTTGCGATAATCAATAGCTTGTACATAGTATTTGCTAGAGTATAAGTATAAAACTGTTCGGTTGTTTTCACAAGATAGTTCATATGAGTGGAACCCACAGTGTTCTGGGTCGCCTTTTAATCGAAAAGGGTAGCTGATGTTGTGAATATTGCCACAAGAAGATGGAGGACAGAAATGGGTAACCTGGGCATTGCATGTTGTGAGGGATAAtacaagaacaaaaagaaaagttgaaa
This window harbors:
- the LOC8274366 gene encoding rust resistance kinase Lr10 isoform X2 — protein: MACSGLTAQKGSLSAGRWLILIVIGAIVVAKHIFCTPCVLVFLVYTWSRRHVSMYDSIEEFLQSQNNLTPVRYSYSDIRKMTSAFKDKLGEGGYGSVYKAKLRSGRFAAVKMLGKSKANGQEFINEVASIGQVHHVNVVQLIGFCAEGSKRALVYDFMPNGSLDKYVFSREGNTHLSWKKMHEISLGVARGIDYLHRGCKMQILHFDIKPHNILLDENFIPKVSDFGLAKLQATSDSTVTLTAARGTIGYIAPELFYKNIGGVSYKADVYSFGMLLMEMVGKKKNLNAEADHSSQTYFPDWVYNEVIDGKVEIRNGTEDEEMVAKKMITVALWCIQMKPSDRPSMQKVVEMLEDNLESLPLPPKPTLWPEEPLVEEDYTGETWSSSTLVACSESASLLTNSF
- the LOC8274366 gene encoding rust resistance kinase Lr10 isoform X1, with amino-acid sequence MPLSQISCFKFLFSFSHSSSLMPTSNLSFPVLSTFLFVLVLSLTTCNAQVTHFCPPSSCGNIHNISYPFRLKGDPEHCGFHSYELSCENNRTVLYLYSSKYYVQAIDYRNSSLRIVDAAIKKDDCSSLPQYSMTGSNFSFWHPYNYFAPWWNYDFNMSPKLKLTTFLKCANPVNSPRYVNADRCTSANYSYVIDNFVNIADIVNFCRVELMVLSSSPARIGNNVSILEILNDLAYGFDIWWNRVICETCKGKEYCFLENGLFRPDCSEGFTLRYLIDQINAGRWLILIVIGAIVVAKHIFCTPCVLVFLVYTWSRRHVSMYDSIEEFLQSQNNLTPVRYSYSDIRKMTSAFKDKLGEGGYGSVYKAKLRSGRFAAVKMLGKSKANGQEFINEVASIGQVHHVNVVQLIGFCAEGSKRALVYDFMPNGSLDKYVFSREGNTHLSWKKMHEISLGVARGIDYLHRGCKMQILHFDIKPHNILLDENFIPKVSDFGLAKLQATSDSTVTLTAARGTIGYIAPELFYKNIGGVSYKADVYSFGMLLMEMVGKKKNLNAEADHSSQTYFPDWVYNEVIDGKVEIRNGTEDEEMVAKKMITVALWCIQMKPSDRPSMQKVVEMLEDNLESLPLPPKPTLWPEEPLVEEDYTGETWSSSTLVACSESASLLTNSF